A single region of the Hylaeus volcanicus isolate JK05 chromosome 5, UHH_iyHylVolc1.0_haploid, whole genome shotgun sequence genome encodes:
- the LOC128876573 gene encoding green-sensitive opsin-like gives MEEAMILRSFPTTPPRTTALTKINVIASSIPLSTARIINLVVLSLGVSLNLLVIMVIFSKSSMRTTMNLYVVSFACSNMVILIEPLEDVLQWFFDTKLKLNMDYVCLISFDVSVITIAILKFQLYVNIFHRQTTFGQGLLRKTTAMKGIVLIWSACTISIAIGLHIYDFFEGDMAEIYVWNTFMFIAPPIVTFFALDALILYELMILREFEGSWRMNEIRQYVMLVIVALAFLLIRTPYRVARAVNFIEPKASCCTENKREVLYFIAKMFPAIFPIIYMALSCEFHGVVQETLRCGRRKSLKEIVDI, from the exons atggAGGAGGCTATGATACTTCGAAGTTTTCCCACGACACCTCCCAGGACGACAGCTCTAACGAAAATTAACGTCATCGCCTCGAGCATCCCGCTGTCCACAGCAAGGATCATCAACTTGGTTGTTCTATCGTTAGGTGTCAGCCTGAATCTCTTGGTGATCATGGTGATTTTTTCGAAGTCCTCCATGAGGACGACCATGAACCTCTACGTCGTCAGTTTCGCGTGCTCGAACATGGTGATCCTGATCGAGCCTCTCGAAGATGTTCTGCAATGGTTCTTTGACACGAAGTTGAAGCTAAACATGGACTACGTCTGTTTGATCAGCTTCGACGTGTCCGTCATCACGATCGCCATCTTGAAGTTCCAATTGTACGTGAATATCTTCCATCGGCAAACAACTTTCGGCCAGGGCCTGCTGAGGAAAACCACGGCCATGAAAGGCATCGTGCTTATCTGGTCCGCGTGTACCATATCTATCGCCATTGGTCTGCACATATACGACTTCTTCGAAGGTGACATGGCTGAGATTTATGTTTGGAACACGTTCATGTTCATTGCTCCGCCGATCGTCACATTCTTTGCTCTCGATGCATTGATTCTGTACGAATTGATGATACTGAGGGAGTTCGAAGGATCGTGGAGGATGAACGAAATCAGACAGTATGTTATGCTGG TGATCGTCGCACTCGCCTTCCTACTGATTCGAACGCCATATCGTGTCGCTCGAGCAGTAAATTTCATAGAACCGAAGGCCTCGTGTTGCACGGAAAATAAGAGGGAGGTTCTCTACTTCATCGCCAAGATGTTTCCCGCTATTTTTCCAATTATCTACATGGCGTTGTCGTGCGAATTTCATGGAGTTGTTCAG GAGACTTTGAGATGTGGACGTCGAAAATCACTCAAAGAAATTGTGGATATTTAA